In Candidatus Methylomirabilota bacterium, the genomic window CGCCTCGTCGAAGTGATGGGCGGGACCATCGGCGTGGAGAGCGTCGTCGGTCAAGGCAGCACCTTCTGGGTCGAGCTCCCCCGCGCGGAGTGCCCGGTGGCCGGCGTGGCCCCTCCGGCCATCCATCCGGACAAGGCGCTCCCGACTCGGGGCGCCGTGCTGTATATCGAGGACAACCTTCCAAATCTCCGGCTCGTCGAGCGGCTCTTGACCCACCGACCGAACGTCAAGCTCTTCTCCGCCATGCACGCGAGTCTCGGGCTCGAGCTGGCCCGCGAGCACTGCCCGAGCCTGATTCTCCTGGACCTGCAGCTACCCGACATCCCCGGCGCGGAAGTGCTGGAGCGGCTCCAGCGCGATCCCGCCACCCGTCATATTCCCGTGGTCGTGATCAGCGCGGACGCCACTCCCGGTCAGATCAGCCGGCTTCGGGCCGCGGGCGCGCGAGAGTTCCTGACCAAACCACTGGACGTCCAGCGTTTCTTCAAGCTCCTCGACGACATCCTGAGCAACGGGCACGGCTAGGGTCATGCACGAGGACACGATCAAGCGCGCCAGGATCCTGATCGCCGACGATCAACCGGCCAATGTCCATCTCCTCGAGCGCTTGCTGAACAGCGCGGGCTACACGCACATCGCGAGCACGACCGATCCTTGCCAGATCTTGCCCTTGTTCGAAGAGTTCCGGCCCGACCTGCTCCTCCTGGATCTGCTCATGCCACAGCTCGACGGCTTCGCGGTCATGCAGCAGCTCCAACCGCTCGTCTCCAAGGGCTCGTACTTCCCCATCCTGGCCCTCACGGCTGACGTCGCCCCGGAGACCAGGCGCCGGGCCCTCGCCGCCGGCGCCAGGGATTTCCTCACGAAGCCTCTGGACAGGACAGAAGTCCTCTTGCGCATTCAGAATCTCCTGGAGACCCGCTTCCTTCACCAGGCGCTCCAGACCCAGAACGACCGCCTCGAGGAGGAAGTTCGCGAGCGCACCGAGCGACTCCTACAAACAGAGAAGGTGGCCACCATGGGAGAGCTTCTGGCCGGTGTGGCCCACGAGCTCAACAACCCGCTCTCCGTGGTCACCGGTCGGGTCGGGCTCCTTCAGAGCCAGCTACGCGACAATCCCGAGGTGACCAGACAGCTCGACAAGGTGGCGGAAGCGGCCGACCGCTGTGCCCGCATCGTGCGGAACTTCCTCGCCCTGGCGCGCCAGCGTCCGCCGGAACGTCAGGAAGTCTATCTCAACCTCGTGGTGGACGAGGCGCTCGACCTGGTCGGCTATGCGCTGCGCACGGACGGGGTCGAGGTCACGCTCGAGCTGGCGGATGACTTGCCCGTCCTCTGGGCCGACGTTCACCAGCTGCATCAGGTGCTGGTCAACCTGATCACCAACGGCCACCACGCCATGCGCGAGAAATCGGAGCTGCGGGTGCTGACCATCAAGACGGAATCAGATCCGTCGAAGTCTCGGGTGAGCCTCTCGATCGCCGATACCGGGCCCGGGATCCCGCCCGCGGTTCGAGCGAGAATCTTCGAGCCATTCTTCACGACGAAACCCGCCGGCCAGGGAACCGGCCTGGGGCTGTCCCTGTGCCAGGGTATCGTGGAAGCGCACGGCGGGAGCATCGAGGTCGAGAGCGAGGTGGGGATGGGGACGGTCTTCACCATCCAGCTCCCCGTCACCGCTCCGGAGCGGCCGCCCGAGGCCAAGGTCCCGGAGGCCGCGGACTCGGGCGTCGCGAAGCGGATTCTGATCGTCGATGACGAGCCGGATGTCACGGATCTCCTGGCCGACATTCTGGCCGTCGACGGGCACCGGGTCGACAAGGCCTGCAACGGGGTGATCGCCCTGCAAAAGCTCAGGGAACGCCGCTATGACGTGATCCTGAGTGATCTCCGAATGCCGGAGCTCGACGGCCCGGGACTCCACGACGAGGCGGGGCGCCTCGACGGCAGCCTCGCGCAGCGGTTCATCTTCATCACGGGGGACACGCTCAACCTGGAGACGAGGAGCTTTCTCGACAGGGTGGGCGCTCCCACGGTGACCAAGCCGTTCGATCTGAACCAGGTCCGCCGCGCCGTCCACCGAGTTTCCGTCGACTAATCACGCTCGCAGGCGGCTCAAAAAGGTCCAGATGCGAGGCGGCGCCCCGCCGTTCGAGTTGAGCGGCGGCCCCTGGTCGACGCGAGACGAGAGCTGAGTTGATCCGCAGGTGAGGCGTAGTCTCTCTACGTTGAACCTGCGGCCGAGGGCGCCGCACTCCCGCAGATGGGCCTTTTTCAGCCGCCTGCGAGGCGATCAGCGGAAGGCAGGCATCACCTCGTGCGTGAGAAAGTGCAGGGTGCGCCGCATTTTCTCCAGGGGGAGCAGGCCGCCCGGATTCAGCTCGGCCACGATGCCGCTCAGGCCGAGCTGCTCCGCCACTTCGCCGAGGCGTTCGATCACGCGGCTGGGTGTCCCGAAGGCGACTCGGGTCTTCAAGATCTCGTCGTAGGTCAGCCCGCCCACCTTGGCGGCCAGGGTCTGGCGCCGCGTCGCCGAGCCCGTGTCACGGCGGCCCATCCCCGACTGCACCAGCTCGAGATGCCGCTTGAAGAAGTAGGTCATGTTCTCCTTCGGCTCCTCGAGGGCCTCGGTCTCGGTGTCCGCGCAATAGACGGGAATGCGCAGGAAGGCATCCGGATTTCCCGCGTGTCCCGCCTCCTTCCAGGCCTTGCGATACGCGCCGAGGTGGATCTCCAGCGAGGGAATGTCGTGGTCGCGTAGACCCACGAAGATGGGAAGGCCGAGCCGAGCCACGTACAGGAACGTCTCCTCCGAGTTCGAGGCCATGCGCATGGGCGGGTGGGGAAGCTGGTGCGGCATGGGCGAGACGGTTGCGTTCTTGAACTGGTAGAACTTGCCCTCGTAGGTGAACGTCTTCCCCTTCCACGCCTCGCGCAGGACCTCGAGGGCTTCGAGGAACCGCGCCTGGCTCTCGCCATAGGGGATCCCCAGGATGTCATAGGCGCGCGCCGAGCCGCTCCGGCCGATGCCGAAATCGAAGCGTCCCTGGCTCAACTGGTCCACCGTGGCCACCTGTTCGGCGAGGTTCAGGGGATTGCTGAGGGGCAAGACCTGCACGGCCGTGCCCACGCGGATTCGCCGCGTGCGCGCGGCGATGAAGGCCGAGAGGGCCAGGGGCGCCGACTGCACCGACCGATTCCCGTTGAAGTGGATCTCGCCGAGCCAGATCTCGTCGAGGCCCCAGGCCTCGGCCGCGTCCACCAGCGCGAGCGTCTCCTGAAACGTCTCGGCCTCGGTGACGCCGCGCCGCCTCTCC contains:
- a CDS encoding response regulator — protein: MHEDTIKRARILIADDQPANVHLLERLLNSAGYTHIASTTDPCQILPLFEEFRPDLLLLDLLMPQLDGFAVMQQLQPLVSKGSYFPILALTADVAPETRRRALAAGARDFLTKPLDRTEVLLRIQNLLETRFLHQALQTQNDRLEEEVRERTERLLQTEKVATMGELLAGVAHELNNPLSVVTGRVGLLQSQLRDNPEVTRQLDKVAEAADRCARIVRNFLALARQRPPERQEVYLNLVVDEALDLVGYALRTDGVEVTLELADDLPVLWADVHQLHQVLVNLITNGHHAMREKSELRVLTIKTESDPSKSRVSLSIADTGPGIPPAVRARIFEPFFTTKPAGQGTGLGLSLCQGIVEAHGGSIEVESEVGMGTVFTIQLPVTAPERPPEAKVPEAADSGVAKRILIVDDEPDVTDLLADILAVDGHRVDKACNGVIALQKLRERRYDVILSDLRMPELDGPGLHDEAGRLDGSLAQRFIFITGDTLNLETRSFLDRVGAPTVTKPFDLNQVRRAVHRVSVD
- a CDS encoding LLM class flavin-dependent oxidoreductase, giving the protein MHFGVFLEERRRGVTEAETFQETLALVDAAEAWGLDEIWLGEIHFNGNRSVQSAPLALSAFIAARTRRIRVGTAVQVLPLSNPLNLAEQVATVDQLSQGRFDFGIGRSGSARAYDILGIPYGESQARFLEALEVLREAWKGKTFTYEGKFYQFKNATVSPMPHQLPHPPMRMASNSEETFLYVARLGLPIFVGLRDHDIPSLEIHLGAYRKAWKEAGHAGNPDAFLRIPVYCADTETEALEEPKENMTYFFKRHLELVQSGMGRRDTGSATRRQTLAAKVGGLTYDEILKTRVAFGTPSRVIERLGEVAEQLGLSGIVAELNPGGLLPLEKMRRTLHFLTHEVMPAFR